One genomic region from Sphingomicrobium aestuariivivum encodes:
- a CDS encoding alpha-ketoacid dehydrogenase subunit alpha/beta: protein MASLADPETKTDEPAFAWEDVARLVLTSREMDRLEEEELVPARKVLYQFSARGHDMAQVMLGLHLRDGDAACGYYRSRPMLLALGVELADALGSNMGREGGYSDGRDIGVVFNYPNPGGAHALPMCGGVGAQYTPAAGWAQAITYKAKVLGEKDDGAIAVVLGGDASCATGGFWSALTIATTQKLPLLFFIEDNGYGISVTSDYQTPGRNIAANLASFKNLTIFDGDGTDPEAAAKQIGDAVAHVRERKGPVLCRLTVPRLEGHSAQDTQAYKSDEEKAAEWARDPLPKLKKLANNLDWDMIEASVAQEVDAARQEAEARAVSDPSLVTKGVFYEGEHAKVGGQAGLSLDGTHEDPRPVGQRINMVTAIRKVLDLELEQNPKMSVFGEDVGPKGGVHAVTLGLQDKFGKERVFDTSLNEEGIVGRAIGMAMAGLLPVPEIQFRKYAEPATEQINDCGTIRWRTHNRFAAPMVLRIPGGFFKCGDPWHSQTNEVQFVHNPGWKVAVPSNAEDAVGLLRMALRSNDPTIFFEHRAMLDESWARRPYPGDGYVLPFGKAKKTREGDRITIVSWGAMVPRCEEAAKDVSADVIDLRTLQPWDKEMVLESIAKTHRCLVVHEDLRTGGFGAEIAAVVADEAFLDLDAPVERVTMPDIPSPHHPKLLEAAVPSVEDIRAKITEMLEF from the coding sequence ATGGCTAGCCTCGCCGACCCCGAGACGAAGACCGACGAACCCGCCTTTGCGTGGGAGGATGTCGCGCGCCTCGTCCTGACGAGCCGCGAGATGGACCGGCTGGAGGAAGAAGAGCTCGTTCCGGCAAGGAAGGTGCTCTACCAATTCTCCGCACGCGGTCATGACATGGCGCAGGTCATGCTCGGCCTGCACCTGCGCGATGGCGATGCGGCCTGCGGCTATTATCGCTCGCGGCCCATGCTGCTGGCGCTGGGCGTCGAGCTGGCCGACGCGCTGGGCTCCAACATGGGGCGCGAGGGCGGCTATTCGGACGGGCGCGATATCGGCGTCGTCTTCAACTATCCCAATCCGGGCGGTGCCCATGCGCTGCCCATGTGCGGCGGGGTGGGGGCGCAATATACGCCCGCGGCCGGCTGGGCGCAGGCGATTACCTACAAGGCCAAGGTGCTGGGCGAGAAGGACGATGGCGCGATCGCGGTCGTGCTCGGCGGCGATGCGAGCTGTGCGACGGGCGGTTTCTGGTCGGCGCTGACCATCGCCACGACGCAGAAATTGCCGTTGCTCTTCTTCATCGAGGACAATGGCTACGGCATTTCGGTGACGAGCGATTACCAGACGCCGGGGCGCAACATCGCGGCCAACCTCGCGAGCTTCAAGAACCTCACCATTTTCGACGGCGACGGCACCGACCCCGAGGCCGCGGCCAAGCAGATCGGCGATGCAGTTGCCCATGTGCGCGAGCGAAAAGGGCCGGTGCTGTGCCGCCTCACCGTGCCGCGCCTCGAAGGGCATAGCGCGCAGGACACGCAGGCCTACAAGTCGGATGAGGAAAAGGCGGCCGAATGGGCGCGCGACCCGCTGCCCAAGCTGAAGAAGCTCGCCAACAATCTCGACTGGGACATGATCGAGGCGTCGGTCGCGCAGGAAGTCGATGCCGCGCGGCAGGAAGCCGAGGCGCGCGCCGTGTCCGACCCCTCGCTCGTCACCAAGGGTGTCTTCTACGAGGGCGAACATGCCAAGGTCGGCGGGCAGGCGGGGCTGAGCCTCGACGGGACCCATGAGGATCCGCGTCCCGTGGGGCAGCGCATCAACATGGTGACCGCCATCCGCAAGGTGCTCGACCTCGAACTCGAACAGAATCCGAAGATGAGCGTCTTCGGGGAGGATGTCGGCCCCAAGGGGGGCGTCCATGCGGTGACGCTCGGGCTGCAGGACAAGTTCGGCAAGGAGCGCGTCTTCGACACCAGCCTCAATGAGGAGGGCATTGTCGGGCGCGCGATCGGCATGGCGATGGCGGGGCTGCTGCCCGTGCCCGAAATCCAGTTCCGCAAATATGCCGAGCCGGCGACCGAGCAGATCAACGATTGCGGCACCATCCGCTGGCGCACGCACAACCGTTTTGCCGCGCCGATGGTGCTGCGCATCCCGGGCGGCTTCTTCAAATGCGGCGACCCGTGGCACAGCCAGACCAACGAGGTGCAGTTCGTGCACAATCCGGGCTGGAAGGTCGCGGTGCCGAGTAATGCCGAGGATGCGGTCGGGCTGCTGCGCATGGCGCTGCGCTCGAACGATCCGACGATCTTCTTCGAACATCGCGCGATGCTCGATGAAAGCTGGGCGCGGCGGCCCTATCCCGGCGACGGCTACGTCCTGCCCTTCGGCAAGGCCAAGAAAACGCGCGAGGGCGACAGGATCACCATCGTCAGCTGGGGCGCGATGGTGCCGCGCTGCGAGGAAGCGGCGAAGGACGTTTCCGCGGACGTGATCGACCTGCGCACGCTGCAGCCGTGGGACAAGGAGATGGTGCTGGAGAGCATCGCGAAAACCCATCGCTGCTTGGTCGTCCACGAGGATCTGCGCACCGGCGGCTTCGGCGCGGAGATCGCCGCGGTGGTCGCCGACGAGGCCTTCCTCGATCTCGACGCGCCGGTGGAGCGGGTGACCATGCCCGACATTCCCTCGCCCCATCACCCCAAGTTGCTCGAGGCCGCCGTGCCCTCCGTCGAGGACATCCGCGCCAAGATCACCGAGATGCTGGAGTTCTAG